The Streptomyces noursei ATCC 11455 sequence TCACGCCGGCCCGAAATCTGACGACCCATCAGTTCGGAGGTTAGGAGTTCCCCCTTGCAACCACAAGGGAGGGCCGGAAACTCGACCCCTTGCGCGTTCGCGCACCGTCCGCTGAACTGACGCCCCATCAGATCCCGTGCGGGGTCGAGAGGAGCGGTTCGCATGCAGACGACCTGGCTCACCGGTGCCGAGTGGTTCGCGGTGCTACGCATCGGCCTCGGCCTGTGGTGGCTGGAGAGCTGGCGCCACAAGGACAAGAAGACCTGGTTCACCGGCGGCGGCATCACCTGGGCGGCGGGCATCGCCGCCAAACACCGCTGGCCCGTGGTCCGCACCGGTTTCGACCGCATTGTGCGGCCCCGCCCGCGACTGATGGCCTACGTCGTCGCCTACGCGGAACTCGCGCTCGGGCTCGGGCTGATCGTCGGGCTGCTGACGCCGATCGCCCTGGTCGCGGGGCTGCTGCTCAACCTGATCTACCTCGTGCTGATGATCCACGACTGGGCGGAGCAGGGCCAGAACCTCATGATGGCGCTGATCTCCGCCGTCGGCTTCTGCGCACTGTGCTGGCAGAGCTGGTCACTGGACGCCGCCTGGGGGCTGTTCCTGTGACGGCGGCCAGGGCGGGGCAACTCCGCCCGCGACGGCGGCGGGTGGGGGCTCCGCCCGCCCCGGCCCCCCTCTCCCAGGGCAGCCCCTAGGGCGCTTCTGATGGATCTCCGCGGCGTCGCGGCGCCTGCCACGCACGCTCGCGGCGTTGCCGAAATGCCCCCATAGCTCCGCTATGAAGACATCCCGGCGCCTTGCGATCGCACGCACCAGGCGCCGCTCCTTCTTCCACGGAGATCCATCAGAAGCGCCCTAGACCCACCACCCCGCCGCCTTGGCCGCGGCCACCGCCGCCGCCTCCGCCTCGTCCGCCGCACGGTTCAGCGCCTCGTCCCGGCCCAGGCCCCCCTGGCCCGCCGCCTGCCCGCTGGCCAGGGAAGCCCGCACGGCGGCGGCGTGCGCGGCGTCCGGGAGCTCGCCGGCCGCCGCGCGGGCCCGGGCGGCCGTGGCGACGACCGTCGCGGCCGCGGCCGCGTTCCGCGCGCAACGGGCGTCGGCCGCCGGGTCGAGGGGCGCCTCGGCGACCCGCGCGAGCGCCTGGGCCGACAGCCGGACGGCCGTGGCCGCCTTCGAGGCGGGATCCGTCGGCACCGGGCGTGCGTCCCGCTCCCCGATGCCGGCGAAACGGCACAGGGCCCTCGCGCGGTCGATCGCACTCCGCCCCCTGGCGAGGTGCCGCCTCCTCAGGTCCCGCAAGGCTTCCTCGGAGGTCGTCACCCCGCCGCGGGACGGCGCCTCCGCATCGAGCGACGCGAGTTGCGACTTCTCACCATCGGATGCACTCATGGCCGCCTCCTTGTCCGTTGGGCCCACTCGGGCTCGGGCGCACCGCGGCGCGGAGCCGTGTCAAAGGCGCCGACGGTGCGCCGGGCAGGGTGCCACGCGGGGCGCGAAGAGACCAGGGGCATGCCCGGCCGGTCAGGAGCCGGGCGTGATGCGGAAGACGGGGTGCTTGGGCGCGATGCCCAGCAGCACCTCGTCGGAGGAGTCCGGGCCGACGCCGCCGAAGAAGACGCCGACCTCGGCCTTCCAGCGCTTGAGGTAGGCGCGCAGCAGCTCGGGCTTCTCGGCGTCCGGGACCTCGGTGGCGGTGAACGGCCGCGCCGTCTTCCCGATGCGGAGTTCGCCGCCGCCTGCGGCGCGCATGTTGTGGGTCCACTGCACATGGCCGCGCGGCGCGACGAGGTACTGCCGACCGTCCACGGTGAGCGGGTTCACCGGGGTGCACCGCCACTCCCCGCTCTTGCGGCCGCGCACCGCGAGCTCCTGGGAGCCGAGCACGCTGATGCCGCGCCGGGTGAGCGCGGCGACGAGCCGGTTGAACACGTTGCGGGTGAACCAGCCCGGCTTGATGACGTGCTGCTCGACGCCTGCGCTCATGGGGATCCTCCCGGAGAAGTAAAAGTGTGAGCGGTGCTCTCTCTGTAGAGCAGTGTGCACGGCATGGCTCCGCAAAGCAAGAGCAGTGCTCTCGATATTGGTCGCTGCTCGCCCCGATGGCAGACTGGCCCCATGAGCGTCATCCAGGGAGCGCGGGAACGCGCACGCAGGGAAGTCACCGCCGCCATCAAGGACGCGGCCCGCCGGCAGCTCGCCACCGAGGGCGCCGCCAAGCTGTCGCTCCGCGCCGTCGCCCGCGAGCTCGGGATGGTCTCCTCCGCGCTGTACCGGTACTTCCCCAGCCGCGACGACCTGCTCACGGCGCTGATCATCGACGCCTACGACGCGGTGGGCGAGGCGGCCGAGCACGCCCTCGCCGAGACCGGCGCCGCACCCGTCGCCCGGTGGACCGCGGTCTGCCGCGCCGTCCGTGCCTGGGCGTTGGAGCACCCGCACGAGTACGCGCTCATCTACGGCTCACCCGTCCCCGGCTACGCCGCGCCCCAGGCCACCACCGCGTCCGCCGCCCGCGTCGGCCTCGCCCTGATCGGCGTGGTCGAGGACGCGTACCCGGCCGACGTCTCCCCCGCGCCGGCCGCCCCGTCGCTTCCGCAAGAGGTGCTGGACGACGCCGAGGAGCTGCGCAGGACCCTCGGCGTACGCCTGCCCGCCCCCGTCCTGGCGGAGATCGCCGCCGCCTGGGCCGAACTCTTCGGCCTGGTGAGCTTCGAGGTCTTCGGCCAGTTCAACCGCGTCATCGAGGCCCGCGACGCCTTCTTCGCACGCGCCGCCACCCGACTCGCCCAGAACGTCGGCCTCACGGTCGGCGGGGAGTAGCGCGACGGGGCACGGGGCGCCGCCCCGTTCAGCCGCGGCCGCTTTCGAAGAGTTCCGTGTACAGGCCGCCGCGGGCGAGGAGGTCGGGGTGGGTGCCGGATTCGGTGAGGTGGCCCTCGTCGAAGACGAGAACGAGGTCGGCGCCGGTGGCGAGGTCGAGGTCGTGGCTGATGACGAGGGTGGTGCGGCCGGCGGCGAGGCGGTGGAGGGGGCCGAGGATGCGCTGGGCGGCGAGGGTGTCCAGGCCGGTGGTGGGCTCGTCGAGGATGAGGACCGGGGCGTCGCGGAGCATGGCGCGGGCGATGGCGATGCGTTGCAGCTGGCCGCCGGAGAGGGCGGCGGTGGCGGGCGCGATGACCGTGTCGTAGCCGTGCGGGAGGGCGGTGATGAAGGCGTGGGCGTCGGCGGCCCGGGCGGCCTGGACGACTTCCTCGTGGGTCGGGACGGGGTGGTCCCGGCCGCAGGCGATGTTGCGCTCGATGGTGTCGTGCAGGACGAGGGTCTCCTGGGGGAGCAGGGTGATGTTGCGGCGGAGGTCGGCCAGGGAGAGCCGGTCGACCTCGATGCCGTCGAGCCGGATGGTGCCCTCGTCCGGGTCGTAGAAGCGCAGCAGGAGCGCGGCGAGGGTGGACTTCCCGGCGCCGCTGGGGCCGGTGACGACCAGGAACGCGCCCGGCCGCGCGGTGAAGGAGAGCGCGGCGAGGGCGTGGTGACCGGGGGCGGCGTTCGGGTAGCGGAAGGTGACGTCCCGGACGGCGAGTTCGCCGCGGGCACGGTGCGGGAAGGGCGTGGTGCGCTCGGGTGGCGGGTCGGTGACGGCCGGGCGGGCGTCGAGGATCTCCAGCAGCCGGTCGGCGGCCGCGGTGGCGGCGGTGGCGGTCAGGCCGAGTTGGCCCAGGGAGCGGATCGGCGGGTAGAGGTAGCCGATGAAGGCGGCGAAGGCGAGGAGTTGGCCGAGGGTCATCCGGCCGGCCGAGATCTCCCAGGCGCCGAGGCCGATGATGGCCAGCACGCAGAGGGTCTCCAGGACCTCGATGAGCTGCTCGTAGAGGGCGTTGAGGCGGGCGCTGGCGACCGAGGCGCGGAGCCAGCGCAGGGCCTCCCGGCTCAGCCGGGTCTCCTCGTCGCGCTGCCGGTTGTACGCCTGGGTGAGGACGACGTTGACCAGCGTCTCCTCGACGACGGAGGTGAGGGCGCCGTCGGCCGCCCGCAGGCGGCGGGAGACCTCGCGCAGTCGGCTGGTGAAGCGGCGGGTGGCGGCGAGGAAGATCGGCGCGGCGACGAAGGTGGCCAGCGCCAGTTCCCAGCGCAGCCAGAGCGCGGCGGCGCCGTAGAAGAGCGTGCTGAAGACGGCCGTGCAGGCGCTCACCAGGCCGCTGACCACGAGGTGTTCGATGGCGTCGACGTCACCGGTCAGTCGTTCCACCAGGTCGCCGCGGCGGTTGCGTTGGAAGAAGTGCGGCGGCAGCGTCTGGAGGTGGGTGAAGACCCGGGCCCGTAGGCGCAGCAGGAAGCGTTCCGCGGTCCAGGCGGCGAGGGAGCTGCCGAGGTAGCCCACCACCGCGCCGAGGAGCGCGACCGTGAGCCAGGTGCCGGCGGGTTCCCAGAAGGCGCTGACCGAGCCCTGCGCGAGGGCCTGGTCGGTGAGTTGCGCGAAGAGGAGGATCGTGACGGTCTCGGCGAGCGCGGCGACGATGGCGCACACTCCCACCAGCAGCATCCAGCGGCGGTCGCCCTTGGTCAGCGGCCAGAAGCGGTGGAACGCCTCGACGGCGCCGACATGGCGGGTCAGGATGGGCGCTTCGGTGGGGAGTTGACCGCGGATGCCGGCGGGAGCGGGGGCCTGCGGCCGCTCCTGTCCCTGCGCCGGTGACGGTGGCCGCTGCGGTGTCGGCGAGCGGTCCTGGGCCGGTGCCGGTTCACGCTGCCGCGACGGGTCCGGTGCCGGCTCCGGGCCGGTGGACTCCGGTACGGGGTAGGGCAGTTCTGCCTTACGGGGATGCATGGTCGCCACGTGTGGTGCGGGCCGTCGATCACGGGGTCCGGCAGCCCACGAGGCCGGCTCGCGTCGCACGTGCGAGCCCGCCTCGGGCTGTGCGTCGGGTCCGTTGGCCCGAATCACATGTCAGTGATCGTCCGTTGTCGTGTTCCGCGTCACCGGCACGGCAACGGGTCGGATCTCACCGGAAGAAGCCGAAGCCACGTCCGCCGCGTCCGCCGCGGAATCCGTAGCCGTAGCCGCCGCGCCCATAGAAGCCGCGTCCGTAGAAGCCGCGTCCGTAGAAGCCGCCGCGTCCATATCCGCGGCCCCAGCCTCCGTGTCCGCCGCCTCCGCCGCCGCCGTTGATCCGATTGCGGGGGAAGAATGCCGAGAAGGTCATCTTCGCCTCCTGAGAATGAGGACTTTCGCCGCGGCCTTCAGCCGGACCGTGCTCTGTACGGCGATTCGGCGCGTTCCCGCCGGGGCGTCCCGTGCGGTGCGTTCCGGAGGAACGTTCTGTCCGCGACACCTCCGACACTACGTCGGTCACCCATCACCAACAAGGGTTTTATGTGAAAATTCAGACATACAACACAAGTCACTGTGGGTGGGAGGGCGGTCGCTCACGGTCTACCTGATGGGCCGAAACCGCGTCAGGGGCGCCGCCTTTCGCGCATCAGGAACAGGACCACGGCCGAGGCGATGACGACCGTGCCGGTGCCGACGCTCAGCACGACCTGCTGAGCGCCGTCGAAGGCGAGGCCGGTGAAGGCGTTGACGACGGCGGCGAGGGCCAGTACGCACCAGAGCGCGGCTTTCAGGGCGTTCATCGGTGACGGTGTCCTTCCGGGCGCGATTGATCCGAGGGGCACGAGGCGCGCGGGCGCGTCGCGGACGCCGCGTCAGCGACGGTGACCCTGTGCGCTCGACCCGTCTCCACGATGCCCGGCGCGCGGGCCGGGGACGAGGGGGAGCGCCCCCGGATCGGGGGTACATCGAGCTGCACCCCCGAGGTACTTCGAGGTGCGCCGAGGTGTGTCGCGGTACGTCGCGGTACGTCGTGCGGCGCCACCGCCCGTTCGTTCGCCCGGAGGGGGGCGTGAACTGCGCGACGGCGGCGGGATGTTGACGGCGCCTGGGCAGTGGCGGCGGCGAGAGCGGCGGCTGCCGCACGGCTGCTGACGATACGTCACCTCGCGCCGTGCGGGGCGGGGACGGGCGGCGCCGGCTCCCCCGGCGTCTCCCCCGGCGCCTCCCCCGAGGACTCCCGCCGCGGTTCCCCCTGCCCCTGCTCCGCCCAGATGATCTTTCCGTTGGTCGTGTAGCGGGTGCCCCAGCGGCGGGTGAGCTGGGCGACGATCAGCAGCCCGCGGCCGCCCTCGTCCGTGGTCCGGGCGTGCCGCAGGTGCGGGGCGGTGCTGCCGGTGTCGAAGACCTCGCAGATCAGCGCGGCGTCCTGGCGGATCAGGCGCAGGGTGATCGGGCCGCTGCCGTGCCGGATGGCGTTGGTGACCAGTTCGCTGACGACCAGTTCGGTGGTGAAGCGCAGCGGCTCCAGCCCCCACGCCGCCAGCTGCCGCCCGGCGAGATTGCGGGCGCCGGCGACCACCGCCGGGTCGGCGGACAGGTCCCAGGAGGCGACCTGGCTGGCGTCCAGGGCGTGCGTGCGGGCCAGCAGCAGCGCGGCGTCGTCGGACGGCGGGCCGGTCAGCAGTGCCGACACGACGTTCCCGCCGATCTCGTCGAGCGTCGTGCCGGGCTCCGCGAGGGCGCGACCGAGCCGAGTCATGCCCACCCCGATGTCCCGGTCGTAGGTCTGCAGCAGTCCGTTGGTGTAGAGCGCCAGCAAGCTGCCCTCGGCCAGCTCCAGTTCGACCGATTCGAAGGGCAGCGCGCCCAGGCCGAGCGGCGGTCCGGCGGGCAGGTCGGGGAACTCCACGGCGCCGTCGGGGGCGAGGACCGCGGGCGGCAGATGGCTGGCGCGGGCCATCGTGCAGGACCGGCTGACCGGGTCGTACACCGCGTACAGACAGGTGGCACCCATGAATCCCAGCGCGGTGGCGGCCGTGCCGTCGTCGGCGGCCGCGCCGTCGTCCCGGCGGTTCTCCATCAGGCCGATCACCAAGTCGTCGAGGCGGGCGAGGAGTTCGTCCGGCGGCAGGTCCAGGTTGGCCAGGGTCCGGACCGCGGTCCGCAGCCGGCCCATGGTGGCCGCGGCGTCGATGCCGTGCCCGACGACGTCCCCGACCACCAGCGCCACCCGCGCCCCCGACAGCGGGATCACGTCGAACCAGTCGCCGCCCACCCCGCTCGGGACGTCCGCCGGGAAGTACCAGGACGCCACGTCCAGAGCCACCCCGCCGGCCAGCGCGTGCGGCAGCAGATTGCGCTGCATCAACCGGGCCGCGGTGCGCTCGCGGGTGAAGCGCCGCGCGTTGTCGAGGCAGACCGCGGCGCGGGCGACCAACTCCTCGGCCAGCCGCACGTCGTCCGCGTCGAAGAGCCCCTGCCGGCGGGAGCGGACGAAGGTCGCCGCGCCGAGCGTGATGCCGCGGGCCCGGACCGGCGCCACCATCACCGACCGGAACCCGTATTCCCGCACCACGTCGGCCCGCCGCGGGTCCTCGGCCACCCAGGTGCTGTCGGCGTTCGGCAACGACTCCACCACCGACTCCCCGGTGAGCAGGCACCGCGCAATCGCCGACCACGGCTGCCGCCGGACCGCCTCGCCGACCGCCAGCGCGGCCTCCGGGCACCCCTCGCGGACCGACCGCTGCCCGGTCCGCCGCATCGTCGGGGTGCTGTCCACCGGTCCGGGCTCCGGCTCCTCGCCGCGCAGCACGGAGTCCAGCAGATCGACCGCCACGAAGTCGGCCAGCGGCGGCACCGCCACGTCGGCCAGCTCCTGCGCGGTCCGCGTCACGTCGAGGGTGCTGCCGATCCGGGCGCTGGCGTCGTTCAGCAGCGCCAGCCCTTCCTGGGCCCGCCAGCGCTCGGTGACGTCGATGACCATGTACCAGATGCCCACGCCCCGCCCCTTGGGGCCGGCGAGCCGGAAGAACGACGCCGAGTAGGCCCGCTCCTGGTTGGGGTCGGCGTAGTTGCGGGTGCGGAACTCGTAGTCCATGACCGGCTTCCCGGTCTTCAGCACCTGCCCCATCCGCTCCTCGAAGGCGTCGGCCTCGTCCCGCGGCAGCACCTGGGCGACCGTGCGCCCCAGCCGCTGCTCCAGCGGGACCAGGCGCTCCAGCACCGCGTTCACCCAGACGTAGCGCAGGTCGGTGTCCAGGACGGCCATGCCGACCGGGGCGTGGGCCAGAAACGGTTCCAGCATCAGCTGGTTCACCCCGCCGCCGGGCACCCGCCACTCCTCCAGCGCGATCACCGACCACCGCTCGGGCGCGGCCGTCCCGCCGGTCGCCGCGGTGATCACCGGCGACACCTCCACCGCGAGCTGGATCGCGTGCCCGTCCCGGTGCCGGGCCGCCACCGACCCGCTCCACCCGTCCCCCGCCCAGTGGGCCACCGCGGCGACCCGCGCCGCGTCCCCCGGTACGGCCAGCAGCGTCACCGCACTGCGCCCCAGGACCTCCGTCGCCGGGTAACCCAGCAGCCGTTCCGCCGCCCGCGTCCAGGAGACCACCACGCCGCGGCCGTCCAGCTCGGCCGCGGCCGCGGTGGCGATGTCACAGGCCCGGCCCGGCCCCTCGCCCACCCCGCCGCCCGACCTGTCCGGCCGGTCATTCTCCGAGGTCATCGCATCGCCAGTCCGTCGCAGCCGGTTCCGTCCCGGGCGCTGCCGCCGCCGCGGCGTGGCTGCCGCCGCGGTCCACCGGCGTCCTCGGCGGTGTCGAAGGCGCCCGCATCATGCCCATTTTAGAAGCAATGCGACATATGGGATCATTCGCCGCGGGTCGGCCCTCCCCGGGATCAGTCACCCTGCGCGGCCCCCCGCCCGCGCTCCGTCACCACCCCGCCCGCCCGCACGTCCACCTCGACGGCGTCACGGACGCGGAGGGACCCGGCGCGCCACCTGACCGCCGGGCCCCGCCCCGACCCCCTTCTCCTAGCGGGCCGCCCCCAGCACCTCCGTCAGGCGCGCCGACGACGTCCCCAGGCCCGTCGGCCCCGGCGTCCAGCCGGGGGTACCGGGCCGGTGGCGGAGGTGTTCGGGGCGGTAGCGGCCGCACTCGCGGTGCCAGGTGAGGATGCCGGCGAGCCAGTTCTCCAGTTCCCCGACATAGCCGTCGAGGGTGGCGCGGGCCTCGGCGGAGAGGTCGAAGTCGTCGTAGAGGATGGGGAGTTGGTTCTGCGCGACGTGCTGGAACTCGCGCATGCGGGAGGTCATCAGGTCGTGGACGATGGCCAGCGCGGTGGGGTGGTCGCAGTCGAAGAAGTTCTGCACGACGAGGATGCCGTTGTGGACCTCGCCCTCGTACTCGATCTCCTTCTGGTACGAGAAGACGTCGTTGAGCAGGCAGGCGTAGTCGGCGGCGGCGTTCTCCAGCGACCGCATCGGGCCGCTGCGGTGGATCTCCGGCGGCACCCGGCGGCCGTGGCCGAGCCGGCTCAGGCTCATGGTGAGGTCGGAGCCGAAGGTGGCGCGGCGCATCTCGATGTAGTCGACCGGGTCCGGGATGCGGTGCAGCACCATGTTGTCCAGCTCCCAGAGCCAGCTGGCGGTCATCGCGTCGACGGTGGCCTTGAAGTCGCGGCGCGCGTCCGGGGCCATCGGCCCGGCCGTGCGGGCCCAGAGGTCGGCGAGGCCGCGTTCGAGGGCGTTGGTCGGTTCCGGGGCCCGGTCGGCGGCGTCGACCGGCATCAGGGCGGACAGCCGCCGGGTGGTGGCCATGGCGCCGGCGACGTCGCCGGTCCGGCCGAAGACCGCGGGGTAGTAGTCGTCGGCGTAGGTGCCCCAGGTCAG is a genomic window containing:
- a CDS encoding SpoIIE family protein phosphatase, producing MTSENDRPDRSGGGVGEGPGRACDIATAAAAELDGRGVVVSWTRAAERLLGYPATEVLGRSAVTLLAVPGDAARVAAVAHWAGDGWSGSVAARHRDGHAIQLAVEVSPVITAATGGTAAPERWSVIALEEWRVPGGGVNQLMLEPFLAHAPVGMAVLDTDLRYVWVNAVLERLVPLEQRLGRTVAQVLPRDEADAFEERMGQVLKTGKPVMDYEFRTRNYADPNQERAYSASFFRLAGPKGRGVGIWYMVIDVTERWRAQEGLALLNDASARIGSTLDVTRTAQELADVAVPPLADFVAVDLLDSVLRGEEPEPGPVDSTPTMRRTGQRSVREGCPEAALAVGEAVRRQPWSAIARCLLTGESVVESLPNADSTWVAEDPRRADVVREYGFRSVMVAPVRARGITLGAATFVRSRRQGLFDADDVRLAEELVARAAVCLDNARRFTRERTAARLMQRNLLPHALAGGVALDVASWYFPADVPSGVGGDWFDVIPLSGARVALVVGDVVGHGIDAAATMGRLRTAVRTLANLDLPPDELLARLDDLVIGLMENRRDDGAAADDGTAATALGFMGATCLYAVYDPVSRSCTMARASHLPPAVLAPDGAVEFPDLPAGPPLGLGALPFESVELELAEGSLLALYTNGLLQTYDRDIGVGMTRLGRALAEPGTTLDEIGGNVVSALLTGPPSDDAALLLARTHALDASQVASWDLSADPAVVAGARNLAGRQLAAWGLEPLRFTTELVVSELVTNAIRHGSGPITLRLIRQDAALICEVFDTGSTAPHLRHARTTDEGGRGLLIVAQLTRRWGTRYTTNGKIIWAEQGQGEPRRESSGEAPGETPGEPAPPVPAPHGAR
- a CDS encoding DoxX family membrane protein; protein product: MQTTWLTGAEWFAVLRIGLGLWWLESWRHKDKKTWFTGGGITWAAGIAAKHRWPVVRTGFDRIVRPRPRLMAYVVAYAELALGLGLIVGLLTPIALVAGLLLNLIYLVLMIHDWAEQGQNLMMALISAVGFCALCWQSWSLDAAWGLFL
- a CDS encoding nitroreductase family deazaflavin-dependent oxidoreductase, encoding MSAGVEQHVIKPGWFTRNVFNRLVAALTRRGISVLGSQELAVRGRKSGEWRCTPVNPLTVDGRQYLVAPRGHVQWTHNMRAAGGGELRIGKTARPFTATEVPDAEKPELLRAYLKRWKAEVGVFFGGVGPDSSDEVLLGIAPKHPVFRITPGS
- a CDS encoding TetR/AcrR family transcriptional regulator produces the protein MSVIQGARERARREVTAAIKDAARRQLATEGAAKLSLRAVARELGMVSSALYRYFPSRDDLLTALIIDAYDAVGEAAEHALAETGAAPVARWTAVCRAVRAWALEHPHEYALIYGSPVPGYAAPQATTASAARVGLALIGVVEDAYPADVSPAPAAPSLPQEVLDDAEELRRTLGVRLPAPVLAEIAAAWAELFGLVSFEVFGQFNRVIEARDAFFARAATRLAQNVGLTVGGE
- a CDS encoding ABC transporter ATP-binding protein translates to MHPRKAELPYPVPESTGPEPAPDPSRQREPAPAQDRSPTPQRPPSPAQGQERPQAPAPAGIRGQLPTEAPILTRHVGAVEAFHRFWPLTKGDRRWMLLVGVCAIVAALAETVTILLFAQLTDQALAQGSVSAFWEPAGTWLTVALLGAVVGYLGSSLAAWTAERFLLRLRARVFTHLQTLPPHFFQRNRRGDLVERLTGDVDAIEHLVVSGLVSACTAVFSTLFYGAAALWLRWELALATFVAAPIFLAATRRFTSRLREVSRRLRAADGALTSVVEETLVNVVLTQAYNRQRDEETRLSREALRWLRASVASARLNALYEQLIEVLETLCVLAIIGLGAWEISAGRMTLGQLLAFAAFIGYLYPPIRSLGQLGLTATAATAAADRLLEILDARPAVTDPPPERTTPFPHRARGELAVRDVTFRYPNAAPGHHALAALSFTARPGAFLVVTGPSGAGKSTLAALLLRFYDPDEGTIRLDGIEVDRLSLADLRRNITLLPQETLVLHDTIERNIACGRDHPVPTHEEVVQAARAADAHAFITALPHGYDTVIAPATAALSGGQLQRIAIARAMLRDAPVLILDEPTTGLDTLAAQRILGPLHRLAAGRTTLVISHDLDLATGADLVLVFDEGHLTESGTHPDLLARGGLYTELFESGRG